In the Ilumatobacteraceae bacterium genome, one interval contains:
- the tatA gene encoding twin-arginine translocase TatA/TatE family subunit has product MPSGSEWIIVLVIVLLVFGGSQLPKLAKNLGKAQKEFKDGLSEGLEENKDAEKEA; this is encoded by the coding sequence ATGCCTAGTGGTTCCGAATGGATCATCGTCCTCGTCATCGTGTTGCTCGTCTTCGGTGGTTCTCAGCTCCCCAAGCTGGCCAAGAACCTCGGAAAGGCGCAGAAGGAGTTCAAGGACGGTCTGTCCGAGGGGCTCGAAGAGAACAAGGACGCCGAAAAGGAGGCCTGA
- a CDS encoding WhiB family transcriptional regulator, with protein MNTSPLPDPDSATAWMADGSCRMYPPATFFPSDGVGVDKARKICAGCPVIDTCLEHALEHRIEHGVWGGCSERERRRILKRRRLAAEAHTN; from the coding sequence ATGAACACGAGCCCACTCCCCGATCCCGACTCGGCGACCGCATGGATGGCCGACGGCTCCTGTCGGATGTACCCGCCCGCCACGTTCTTCCCGAGCGACGGCGTCGGCGTCGACAAGGCCCGCAAGATCTGCGCCGGCTGCCCGGTCATCGACACCTGCCTCGAGCATGCGCTCGAGCATCGCATCGAGCACGGCGTCTGGGGCGGCTGCAGCGAACGTGAGCGCCGTCGGATCCTGAAGCGCCGACGTCTCGCCGCCGAGGCCCACACCAACTGA